A window of Pan paniscus chromosome X, NHGRI_mPanPan1-v2.0_pri, whole genome shotgun sequence genomic DNA:
CTTTGGTATATTTAATTTCAGTACTTTTCTTTTCATGTATTAAgtacaacaaaataaattttttaacaaaaaagaatatagagATTGCTTTTTAAAGGTGCTTTATTAACTTCACTATAATGAGCATCTTTCCATGCAATAGGTAAAATTCTTCTGCTAACAAAAATCTTACAGACTGGTTCAAAAACACAATATTCAATTAGAAGCTGGTAATAGGAGACCCACGTAAACAAGTGACAGGTAAAGGTTTACAACAAGGGCACATCATGAACATGTAAATTCGAAAGCAGGGGTCTGTTTCCCTAATAACTTTAGGGAAACCATCAGGATTCAGGGCATAAGGCAAAACTCATCATGATGGTCATGGTGAGGGGGGTCAGTGCTGACTGCCCGCAGACTATGACTCAACTGCTTTTCCCTCAGCTTTTCCATCAGCTGTCTCACCTCCTCCCCAATCCTTTCCATATTCTCTTCTTTCATCCTTGCCTGTGGTTCTCCAAGCCTATGCATCATATCCCATCTATACTGCAGGATGGGCTGCCTAACGCGGAACCGCCTACGATTTCCTCTAGGCACACAGTATTCACCAGCATCCAAAGGGAGGGCCAAGGGCTCCCCTTTATTAGCAACTTgctccttttcttcattttcttggttGGCATTTTCCATGCTGAGACTGTTTATTGCTCGTTTCTCTTTGGACTCCATTACTCCTAGGagacaaaaggagagagaaggggctGAACAGCTGGTGAACGCTTCAGTACCGAGGACAGAGGCACGGCTACTCATTTTTCAGGATTCCGCGTCATGGCTAtcaacatgttttgttttgtttaatttcacgTTTCCCACCAGAGAGGCTTCCTGCACCCACTAGGGGGCCCCCATTCGAGCCCCTCCCCCCCCCACACCTCTCGTGTCTTCCCCTACCTGCCCCCAAACCCACCATTTTCCCTACAGATCCATCCCTAGATCTCGGCAGGCACCAAAATGGAGGACGGGAGATGGGGGAGTTGGGAGGGGACCTCAGACTGGACTCTGCACCCGCCCCCACCACCGTCCCTCGCACTGACCTGGGCCTATCCTTGTAGTCTCCTCCTTCTCCCGATTCTCGCCGCGAGGTGCGCCGCCGGGACACTTGGCCCCGCAGACCTGCAGAAgggctggggtgtggggaggggggctgCTGCAGCGGAACGCTAGCTCCTTCTCCGCCCAGGGCCCTCCTCACTGCCAGCGCCCCGCGTCTCCCGCCCCCCGCTCCCACCCTCGGCCGCCCCGCCCCCCGTGGTGTTCACCGTTTTCCTGCAAGGACTCAGGAATGGTTTTCCATCGCTCTTGGTTGCTCTGCTGCCCCTGGAGCCCCAGCCGCCACTGCTTCCCCACCCCAGGGGACCACTATGTTCCCAAGAATGTTGGGGTGTGGAGAAAGCTGGCGGGGATCCCCTGCGCTGTTCTGCGCTCGTCGGGGGGGTCGGTGAGCCTCTGCTGGCCTAGCCAGGGCGCGCGGGCCCCGGGGCCCTTACCTGCTCCGCTTTCCCCCGGGCCGG
This region includes:
- the BEX1 gene encoding protein BEX1 produces the protein MESKEKRAINSLSMENANQENEEKEQVANKGEPLALPLDAGEYCVPRGNRRRFRVRQPILQYRWDMMHRLGEPQARMKEENMERIGEEVRQLMEKLREKQLSHSLRAVSTDPPHHDHHDEFCLMP